One Chionomys nivalis chromosome 4, mChiNiv1.1, whole genome shotgun sequence genomic region harbors:
- the Angptl8 gene encoding angiopoietin-like protein 8: MAVLTLCLLWAFTTAVRPAPVSPLGGPEPAQYEELTLLFHGALQLGQSLNSVYRATEARLTEAGRSLGLFDRALGLLGTEVSQGRDATQELRASLSEIQAEEDVLHLRAEATALSLGEVDRAQRALRDTVRRLQVQLKGAWLGQAHQEFETLKARADKQSHLLWALTGHVQRQRREIAEQQEWLRQVQERLHTAALPA, from the exons ATGGCTGTGCTCactctctgccttctgtgggcCTTCACAACAGCAGTGCGACCTGCCCCAGTATCTCCTCTGGGTGGTCCAGAGCCAGCCCAATATGAAGAGCTGACCCTGCTCTTTCACGGGGCTTTACAGCTAGGCCAGTCCCTCAACAGCGTGTACAGAGCCACGGAGGCGCGTCTGACAGAAGCTGGGCGCAGCCTGGGCCTCTTTGACAGAGCCCTGGGACTCCTGGGCACAGAGGTCAGTCAAGGCCGGGATGCAACACAGGAGCTTCGCGCCAGCTTGTCGGAGATTCAG GCTGAAGAGGATGTACTGCACCTTCGAGCAGAGGCCACAGCTCTGTCACTGGGAGAAGTAGACCGGGCCCAGCGAGCTCTAAGGGACACTGTACGGAGACTACAAGTCCAGCTGAAAGGCGCCTGGCTGGGCCAAGCCCACCAAGAATTTGAGACCTTAAAG GCTCGAGCCGATAAACAGAGCCACCTTTTATGGGCGCTCACGGGCCATGTGCAGCGACAGCGGCGGGAGATAGCAGAGCAGCAAGAGTGGCTGCGACAGGTCCAGGAGAG ACTCCACACAGCAGCCCTCCCGGCCTGA